In Parasegetibacter sp. NRK P23, the genomic stretch TGGCAACGCTGATTTCATCCCTTGCCAGCCACATCGAATACAGGAATATGAAAGATACGGATGCCACTTTCACCTACCTTTCCAACGCTTTGAAGAACGAAGCTGAATTGCAGGTCAAACCTATTCGCCCCCAACCAAAAACCACCGTTGAAAGCGCGGTGCATGAAGAAGAACGGAGAACAAAAATCACCAACCGGCGCATCGAAAACCTGGAAATCCTGGACAATGTAGCCTATTCCACTTTCACGGTTTCTTTGTACGAACCACTTAAAGCGGACACTTATATGACGGTTAATCCTGTCGCGATAACAAGAGCCGGCTTTGGAGCGGAAATAAGCCAGGCCCTGAGAAATGGATCAGAATGGATGCGGAGCATTTTGATCAGACTCGTAGAAGCGTGGCCGCTGCTCCTGCTGGCAGCCGCTTTCATGATGTTGTTCAGGCGGTGGAAAAAACTTTCGTTCCGTCCCGTAGGGAACAACAATCCTTAACGGGAAGAACAATCACAAAAGAAAAGTTAATCCTTCTCCCCCTTTCAAATTCCTTAACAGCCGGGCATTACCGGCTGTTTTAATTTCATGGAAACCTTTTTCATGAAAACATTTATACTCGTTTTAGTATGTTGGCCGATTGTTGTATTGTCCCAGGATTCCATGCGTATTGATAGCCGTTATGAAGTGCTGCTTCATTCAAAAGGAAGCGTATTAAAGAACATGCAGCGCAAACTCGGCAACATCGCGTTGCGGGATGTACACTTGCTTTGGGTACGCGATTTCAGCACAGACTCCACCCGCTTCGCCATACACCTGCCGGGAACTGGACGCATGAGCGCATTTCTAAGTCCCTCTCTGGAAGAAGGCATTTTTATAGACCAGCATGAATTGCCCGCATTGATTAAAGCATTGGAATTCTTCGCGGAGTTGAAAGAGGAGAACCTGTACCGTGATGCGGCGATGTACCGTTACACTACGGAGAATGGCATCAGGTTCGTGCTGGAACTTCCTTACAAATCAAGGTGGACGCACCTCAAAATATATGAATCGTATCTGGTAGCGAAGAACAATACTTTTTATGACCCTATTTACGTGCGCACCACCGATATCCCGAAACTGGTTGAATTGCTGAAATTGGGACTACCAGCCACCCAACAGCCATAGAAGGCCTATTCCTCCTCAACGTCTCCCAGTATGGCACATACGCGACCCACCTGGCCATCCTCCAACTGAACCTTTATCCCACGGGAATGGTAAACGGCAGAGGTGAGCAGCCTTTGAACGATGCCCCGCGTACGCTTTCCGGTGCGCTGGTCCTTTTTGAGGATGATCTCCACTTCCAGACCGGGATAAATATCTTTTCTGTATTGTCCTTCCATAATTTTTAAGCGTGTGCCGGTTCCTGCCGGAAAACCCCGGCCATCAGTTCATACAATTCAGGATGTTTCTCCCGGAAAAGATCGGGTCTTTCGAAAAAATATTCCGCGGCCACGGCGAAGAATTCAGCTTTATTCGTGGCGCCGTACACATTAATGTCTGATTTACCGGCGAGGATAGTCTGCATATTCTCGTTGATCATGTGCAGCCAGGGAATTGTGTATTGCCTGTTGAGCAAGGCTTCCGGCACGCCATCCACTGAACCATCTTCCTTATCCAGCAGGTGAACAAATTCATGGATGCCCACATTTTCTTTGGCGGTTTTGTTTTCGAAACCCTGGTACAGGGAAGGTTTGGAAAGGATCATGACCCGCTGCATCGCGCCCTCTCCCACCATCCCCAGCACGTTGCGTTCTTTCTCTTTCATGGAGAAGCCACGATCCGTAAAAGAATCTGCATATAACAAAACATCCGTGAGGTTATAATATTTCCATTCGGGGAAAGCGAAAATGGGAATTACAGCACTGGAAGCCACGAGCAACTTATCGGTTTCAGTCACATCTGTTTCTATCCCGTGCACTCTTACATAGCCCAGGAACGTGCTTACCATTTCTTCAAAACGTTTTTTGCCCTCGGCATCCAACGCTTCGTAGAAAGGGATATATTTTTCGAGTATCGTGGAAGTAGCATCTGAAAGCGGCGCTTTTTTCGCAGGCTTCCGGTACAGGGCCATGCCCACGGCAACCAACACGATGAACGCGATGATCAGGAAAGGGGTCATTATTTATTTTTTTGCGCGGCTTCTTTTTCTTTCTCCTCCCGTTTGGCCTTCTTGCGGAAATAGCCACGGAACAGGAAGTTGTGTTGCAGGGCCTCCATGTTTTCATCCAGTTTGGCGCTGCCCGATTCCAGGTTTTGTATCAGCAACTTCAATTCATTGGCGGTGGCGGGATCGTTCAGCAATACACCAGCCGCGTTATCGGGGCTGTTGAGTTTCTGATTGAAAGATTCCGTGGCGGCTTTCAGGTTTCCCGTGGTTGCAGAAACAGCTAAAGACGCGGCTTTTATTTCTCCGGCAGCAGCTTTCAGGTTGTGCATCATCGTGGTATCGTTCACAAATTCGTGCGAGAAAGTACCGGGCTTTTCGAGTTGCGCCACGTACTGTGCGATACCCGAGGTCAATTGTTCCGTATTTGCCGCGGATGCCTGGAAACGTTCCATGGTACGCTGAAGATGCACATACAAAGAAGAGTCTTTCAGCAAGGCGCCCATGGTGCCTTCTCCATTTGCCAGACGACCGCTGATCGTTTTGAAATTATCCGTTATGGCAAGCAGGTTCTTATTATTGTCCTGGAGCGTGGCCATCATTTCATCGGTGGAAATGGCTTTTTTCACCTGTAATACATCGCCATCCGCTACTGCCGGTGAAGCAGCGGTTCCGCCATAGATGACCATGATCTTGTTACCGATCAATCCGTCGGAACCAACTTTTACGAACGCGTCTTTCTTAATGAAGGGCGCCACACGTTCTTCCACGTTCAGCACCACCTGTACGGAGCCATCGGCGGCGAATTCCACTTCCTTCACCACGCCCACTTTCACACCGGCGTACCATACATTGTTCCCTTTTTGCAAACCACCCACATCGTCGAAAGAACTGCGCAGGGAGATCGCGCTCACGAAACTTTTTTTCTGTCCGCTTAATGTCATCACCGTCACCAGCAATATGAGTATGCCCAGTGAAATGAAGATGCCTACGATTACGGCGCGTTTGTTTTTAGGTGCACTCATCCGTCTATAAAATTATATTCGTAAAAATTATTAATGCGTTCATCGTCTACGGAGAACACTTCGCTGAAACTTCCGGTGGCGAGGAAATCGCCGTCCAGCAATACGGCCAGGCGGTCGCCGGTTATTTTGGCGCAGGTAAGGTCGTGGGTGATGATGATGGAAGAAGTATGGAAACGCTCCTGCACTTCGTTAATCAGGTTGTTGATTTCCATGCTGGTGATGGGGTCCAAACCAGCGGTGGGTTCATCGTACAACATGATCTCGGGCTGCATGATGAGCGTCCGGGCGATGCCTACCCTTTTTTTCTGACCGCCGGACAATTCTCCGGGGTACTGGTGAAGGGTCTGTAAAAGGCCCACGGCATCCAGCACTTTTTCAGCGGCGATGTCAATTTCTTTTCGGGTCATTTTACGGTTGCTGCGCAGAATAGGGAATTCCAGGTTTTCTTTTACCGTCATACTATCGTAGAGCGCGCTGTTCTGGAAGGAGAAGCCGATTTTCCTGCGGAGTTCGCGCAACTCTTTTTCAGAGAGAGTTTCCACATTTTTACCCAACACGTTCACGTGCCCGGCATCCGGTTTCAGCAGCCCGACAATGATCTTGATGAGTACAGACTTTCCCGTTCCCGACCGGCCAAGCACCACCACGTTCTCACCGTGATACACCTGCAGGTCCACCCCCTGAAGCACGTGGTTATCGCCGAACGATTTCCGGAGCCCGGTGATATCGATCACCTTTTTATGCTTGTCTATTTTAGGTATTGTCTTTTTCATATCAGAAAGTACGGAGCCAGTTGGTGACCTGAACCAATGAAATTTCTTCGATGAATATGAGGAACATGGCGATTACCACCGACTTGTTCGCGGCGATCCCCACCCCCTGCGTTCCCTGCGTGGCATGGTAGCCCTGGTAGCAGCCCACCATACCTATGGTGAACCCGAACACCAGTGATTTCACTACGGAAGAAACGATATCCAGGAAAACGATTTTTTCGAAAGCGCGGGAGAAAAAGGTTTCCATGGAAGTAAGCTCATTCTGGTGCACATTAAGGTAAGCGCCCATCATGGCCAGGAAACCGGTATAACACATCAGCATCGGCAACATCAGCGTTGTGGCCATTACCCTTGTTACCACCAGGAACTTAAAAGGATTGGTAGCGGAAACTTCCATGGCATCGATCTGCTCTGTTACGCGCATGGAACCCAGTTCCGCCCCGATATTAGACCCCACTTTACCCGCGGCGATCAATGCGGTAACCAGGGGGGCCAGGGCACGGAGGATGGCGATAGAAACCAGCGACGGCAGCCACGATGTGGCACCGAACTCCGAAAGTGATGGCCTCGACTGCTTGGTGAATACGATCCCCGTTACGAACCCGGTTAAAGAAATAAGTGCGAGTGATTTATAACCCACCTGGAAGCACTGGCGGATCACTTCCTGCCATTCGTAAGGCGGCAGAAAAAGTTCTTTAAAGAAGCGTTGGACGAATTTCCAGATGGCATACATTTCTCCGAAGAAATTGTCAAGCCTCCTGGTTAGTATGTATTTCCTTTCTTTTTTAGGGCCCTTTTCCATTCCCATGATACGGGTTACTTGGTTTACGGGCGCAACACACAAAAAACTGTACCACCATGCTGCGACCCTGAAAATGAGCCACAAAGGTAAGATTGTAAAGCAAAAACGGCCACTATGGGCCGCTGTATCTGTCAAATAATAAGTTGAATGTTCGTTAAACCGCTACCAGCCTGGCTTTGAACTCCTTAATATGGGTGCTTGTGAACCACAAAAGGTGGTAGGGATCGTTTGAAATGCCAGTGGTCTTATGCCAGGTGGCGCCCTCAACGTCCTCTTTTACAAGGAGTTCACCCATAAAATTCCGGAAAATGAGGCCGGCGAACCGGTCGTTGATACAAGTGTGGATTTCGGCGAGGCCGGCGGTCCATACTTCCAGCAATCTGGCAGGGGTGATGTCCTTAAGTTCGTTTAAGCCGGTCAGCGAGAGTGTTTCGAACAACTCCTGGATGCTGGACACTGAAAAAACGATACTCACGTCGATGCCGTTCCCGACTTCATCGAATTCCGGGTGGCGGCCGTACACCACAATCTCTTCGGGCAGGCGTACATATTCCACTTCGTGGTCGTTTACGCAGGTTTCGCCTTCGTTCCTGCCATCATGTAATTGTTTCTGCAACAACTTCATAGGGTTCATTTTTTTGTTCAGGGATTTCTAAAACCGCAGCAGCTTTTAAGGGCTGCTACGGATAAGGTCCGGCGGCGGTCCAGGAATGAGGTCGTATTCTTGCTACGAACTGTGCCGTTCCGGAGCTTCAATATTCCAAAAAAATAACGTAAAAATCATCGGAATACACCCCGTTTAACCACCAATTAACCACATTGTAAGACGTTACTCTTACGGACGATTACGTAAACTCAGTTATAAAATGAACCACCTGAAAATTAAAATAATCCGCATCATCTTAATATGAGGGTTAAAATCGCATTAAAGAACTGCTTAACCCGGCTTTCCGGCTCCTTAAAGGCATATTTCTTGAATTATCCCATTTGTACTTATTCGCTCATCTATAAAAACTAAAGACTATGAAACGTATAGAAAGAGAACCAACACTGGAATTTACCATTGAAGTGAACGGAAGCGTGGTGAACGTAAAAGCCAAGCCTTATATGGCGAACGATAAAAGAAGATTCCGGGTAAGCTACAATGGTAGCCCCGTACATATATTCGGGTGGGATACTGCAACGAATAGTGTGAAAGCCATTGACAGCGCAGCAGCAGACCATATACCAACATCCATTGAATATGCCATCGGCGAAGAGCTGAACCACAGACTCGCCGCCTAAACGGTGGGAAAAACACCGTTTGAACCGTTCTTTCACCTTAAATTTTAGGTGAAAGAACGGTTTTCGCGTTTTATGCGGTGGCGGTAAAATCAGTTGGTAAACCGGTGCCACCGACGTTGTTTTCCGTTATCCGACACCGTGTTTTGCACCTTAACTATTCGGTTAAAATACTTTCGAATCACATGAACATGTGGTGGAGCCGTTTGCAACGTTGAATCCCCGAACGCGGTCAGTAGTGGTAAAAAAAGTACAGCCATGTTTTTCTACCCACGTTCCAACACATTCTTCCGTTGCGCACTTTTCCTTAGCATATTGTGCGCCGGTACCAGTTCCTGCAGTAAAGACGACGCTCCGGCCCCAGAGCCGGAGCCCCCCGCGCAGGAGTTTCAAATCACCTTCGATGCCACCACCATCTCTACCGCGCAAGTAGATTCCGCTTTTGTCGTGTTCCAACGCAAGGGTACCGTTAACCAGTACCACCTCCGTTTCGATAAGGTGAATGGAAAACTGTCCGCGAACATAGATGGTTTCCGCGCAGGAGAATGGACCGCATACCTTCATGTTTACGGCAGCGCAACCAGCGGCACGGCTAAAAGGGAATACATCGACACGCTTGTATTCCAGCAGGGCTCCGTCCCACAAAACATCATACACAAAGGCCCAAAAGGCGGTATCGACGATGTGTGGGAACCTTATGTGCTGCTTACCAAAAACCCTGAACTGGTTGTTATTGTGCCACTCGACAATACCAATCCTTATTTTGAAGTAAGGGCCACCAATGCTGCCAAATGGCAAAGCTTTTATATTTCCCGTTCCGCCATGTTCCGCCTGAACAGCGGTTCAGGTAATGAATTAAAGGTGGAAGGCAGCTGGGATTGCCCCGGTGCATGTTTTACCAACGGTAACTACATTTCAGATAAAACCAAGTTTCTGCAATTTTCCGAAGCAGTGAAAACAAAAAACTGGAACAACGGGGAAGTGGACCTGATCGCTACCGACAAGCAGGGCAATACCACCGAGTTTTTTATTCCCTACGATATTTAGATGGCATAATATTTTAAGCATGGGTGGGAAACAGTAACTTCATTACTTAAGCCACTAAATCCCACTCATGCTTGTTACCTCCAACATCAGGGTCAGTCGCATCCTGCGCAACACCTGGCATGTAGACCTGATCATGATAGCTTCCTGTACAGGAGCCTACCTCATCCATAAATACCTGCTAAACTACCACATTCAGATTCCGGTGATTGTACCAACGGTGCTGGGTACGGCCATCGCGTTTTTTATCGGTTTCAACAACAACCAGTCTTACGACCGTTGGTGGGAGGCCCGGAAAGTATGGGGGGCATTGGTGAACGATTCGCGCTCCTGGGCCAGGTCGGTACTGAGTTACATAGATAAGGAAGAAGTGGCCCCTGAAGTCTTGAAGGGACTGCGCACAAGATTGATTTACCGGCATATTGGTTTTCTGTACACCTTAAAAGGCGCTTTGAGGGGTGGTGTAACCGATAGCGACAAAACCTATATTCCCACTGGTGATCTCCACGAAGTGGACGAACACACGAACCTGCCCAACGCCTTGCTCCTACTTCAGGCCCGCGAGCTCCAGGCCTTGCACCAGCAGGGGTATATAGATGGGTTCAGGCTGATACAACTGGATGCCCTGCTGGTTAAATTTACGGATGAAATGGGTATGAGCGAACGCATCAAAAACACTGTTTTTCCCACCACTTATAGTTATTTTACGAAACTTTTCATCTGGCTTTTTGTGGTATCCATTGCGTTGGTAACGTCTCAGACTATGGGCATCTGGTCAATTCCGATGAGCTGGTTGCTGGGCTTTGTGTTCGTTTCCACCCAAATCAACGGGATGAGCCTGATCAATCCCTTCGAGAACAATGTGGCGGCCATTCCGCTGAACCAGATCGCGCGCACCATCGAAATCAACCTGCTCCAAATGCTGGGAGAAAAGAACGTGCCTGAGCCAGTGAACCCCATAAACGGCGAATACGTCCTGTGATATGGGTTTCAGTAACCGGAAATTATCGGGTACTTTTGCGTTTTAAATCATCAGACTTTGAGTGTTCCCGTTTTCCTGTTCACGCCTCCGTTTACACAGCTCAATACGCCCTACCCGGCTACGGCCTACCTGAAAGGATTTCTGAATACAAAAAAAATCCGTTCCTTCCAGGCCGATCTTGGCATCGAAGTAACGCTGGCACTTTTTAGTAAGAATGGGCTCTCCGCGTTGTTTCAGCATATTGAACAGGAAGGAACGGCCATTTCAGCGAATGCGAAACGGATGCTGCTCTTCAAAGATGAATACATCCACACTATAGATGCGGTAATCAGCTTCCTGCAAGGAAAAAATCCAACACTTGCGCACCAGGTATGCAGCCGCCGCTTCCTGCCCGAAGCTTCCCGCTTCGAACAAACAGACGACCTGCAATGGGCCTTCGGCGCCATGGGTAACCAGGACAAGGCAAAGCACCTGGCCACCATGTACCTGGAAGACCTTTCAGACCTGATTAAAGAATGCGCCGATCCGCATTTCGGTTTCAGCAGGTACGCGGAAAGAATGGGTCGCTCCGCGAACAGTTTCGATGAGTTACATGAGGCGCTTCAGGGAGCGCCCACTTATATAGACCGAATCCTGCTGGATTTGCTGAAAGAAAAGATGGAACGGCTGAACCCAGAACTCGTGGCGATCTCCGTTCCTTTCCCCGGTAATCTTTACGCGGCCTTGCGTTGTGGGCAATTCATCAAGCTTCATTTCCCTTCTTCCAAAGTGGTGATGGGCGGCGGTTTCGCCAATACGGAACTCCGTTCTTTATCAGACCCAAGGGTATTCAGTTGTTTCGATTTCATCACCCTCGATGATGGAGAAGCACCCATAGAAAATTTAATCAGGCACGTGAACGGCGAGATAGGGAGCGATCAGTTGAAACGCACCTTCTTCCTGCAAAATGATACCGTAACTTACATCAGCAACCCGGCCTGTACCGACTATAAACAGGGCCAGGTGGGCACACCGGATTACAGTGATCTTCCACTCGATCAATACATCTCCGCGATTGAGGTCACTAATCCGATGCACAGTCTCTGGAGCGACGGGCGCTGGAATAAACTGACCATGGCCCATGGCTGCTATTGGGGCAAATGCACTTTCTGTGATATTTCACTCGACTATATACGGCTATACGAACCCGTTACCGCCAGCCTTTTGTGCGACCGCATGGAAGAACTGATTGCGCAAACGGGACAA encodes the following:
- a CDS encoding DUF4349 domain-containing protein, producing MRHLSLINVMALAILCSCENNSMEYTDAVAAVTDSTTFSSDISTLNAPSRKRIRSATIRCRVTDVLDASNQIEKMTRSVDGVVAESSFSTTASDYHEYASGSDSLKKIHLFTPVSELTLRVPASKLDSLATLISSLASHIEYRNMKDTDATFTYLSNALKNEAELQVKPIRPQPKTTVESAVHEEERRTKITNRRIENLEILDNVAYSTFTVSLYEPLKADTYMTVNPVAITRAGFGAEISQALRNGSEWMRSILIRLVEAWPLLLLAAAFMMLFRRWKKLSFRPVGNNNP
- a CDS encoding YwbE family protein: MEGQYRKDIYPGLEVEIILKKDQRTGKRTRGIVQRLLTSAVYHSRGIKVQLEDGQVGRVCAILGDVEEE
- a CDS encoding zinc-dependent peptidase, with product MTPFLIIAFIVLVAVGMALYRKPAKKAPLSDATSTILEKYIPFYEALDAEGKKRFEEMVSTFLGYVRVHGIETDVTETDKLLVASSAVIPIFAFPEWKYYNLTDVLLYADSFTDRGFSMKEKERNVLGMVGEGAMQRVMILSKPSLYQGFENKTAKENVGIHEFVHLLDKEDGSVDGVPEALLNRQYTIPWLHMINENMQTILAGKSDINVYGATNKAEFFAVAAEYFFERPDLFREKHPELYELMAGVFRQEPAHA
- a CDS encoding MlaD family protein — protein: MSAPKNKRAVIVGIFISLGILILLVTVMTLSGQKKSFVSAISLRSSFDDVGGLQKGNNVWYAGVKVGVVKEVEFAADGSVQVVLNVEERVAPFIKKDAFVKVGSDGLIGNKIMVIYGGTAASPAVADGDVLQVKKAISTDEMMATLQDNNKNLLAITDNFKTISGRLANGEGTMGALLKDSSLYVHLQRTMERFQASAANTEQLTSGIAQYVAQLEKPGTFSHEFVNDTTMMHNLKAAAGEIKAASLAVSATTGNLKAATESFNQKLNSPDNAAGVLLNDPATANELKLLIQNLESGSAKLDENMEALQHNFLFRGYFRKKAKREEKEKEAAQKNK
- a CDS encoding ABC transporter ATP-binding protein translates to MKKTIPKIDKHKKVIDITGLRKSFGDNHVLQGVDLQVYHGENVVVLGRSGTGKSVLIKIIVGLLKPDAGHVNVLGKNVETLSEKELRELRRKIGFSFQNSALYDSMTVKENLEFPILRSNRKMTRKEIDIAAEKVLDAVGLLQTLHQYPGELSGGQKKRVGIARTLIMQPEIMLYDEPTAGLDPITSMEINNLINEVQERFHTSSIIITHDLTCAKITGDRLAVLLDGDFLATGSFSEVFSVDDERINNFYEYNFIDG
- a CDS encoding ABC transporter permease, which encodes MGMEKGPKKERKYILTRRLDNFFGEMYAIWKFVQRFFKELFLPPYEWQEVIRQCFQVGYKSLALISLTGFVTGIVFTKQSRPSLSEFGATSWLPSLVSIAILRALAPLVTALIAAGKVGSNIGAELGSMRVTEQIDAMEVSATNPFKFLVVTRVMATTLMLPMLMCYTGFLAMMGAYLNVHQNELTSMETFFSRAFEKIVFLDIVSSVVKSLVFGFTIGMVGCYQGYHATQGTQGVGIAANKSVVIAMFLIFIEEISLVQVTNWLRTF
- a CDS encoding bestrophin family protein; amino-acid sequence: MLVTSNIRVSRILRNTWHVDLIMIASCTGAYLIHKYLLNYHIQIPVIVPTVLGTAIAFFIGFNNNQSYDRWWEARKVWGALVNDSRSWARSVLSYIDKEEVAPEVLKGLRTRLIYRHIGFLYTLKGALRGGVTDSDKTYIPTGDLHEVDEHTNLPNALLLLQARELQALHQQGYIDGFRLIQLDALLVKFTDEMGMSERIKNTVFPTTYSYFTKLFIWLFVVSIALVTSQTMGIWSIPMSWLLGFVFVSTQINGMSLINPFENNVAAIPLNQIARTIEINLLQMLGEKNVPEPVNPINGEYVL
- a CDS encoding radical SAM protein translates to MSVPVFLFTPPFTQLNTPYPATAYLKGFLNTKKIRSFQADLGIEVTLALFSKNGLSALFQHIEQEGTAISANAKRMLLFKDEYIHTIDAVISFLQGKNPTLAHQVCSRRFLPEASRFEQTDDLQWAFGAMGNQDKAKHLATMYLEDLSDLIKECADPHFGFSRYAERMGRSANSFDELHEALQGAPTYIDRILLDLLKEKMERLNPELVAISVPFPGNLYAALRCGQFIKLHFPSSKVVMGGGFANTELRSLSDPRVFSCFDFITLDDGEAPIENLIRHVNGEIGSDQLKRTFFLQNDTVTYISNPACTDYKQGQVGTPDYSDLPLDQYISAIEVTNPMHSLWSDGRWNKLTMAHGCYWGKCTFCDISLDYIRLYEPVTASLLCDRMEELIAQTGQTGFHFVDEAAPPALMRALALEIIRRKLVVSWWTNIRFEKSFTRDLCILLKASGCIAVSGGLEVASDRLLELIQKGITVAQVARVNRNFTEAGIMVHAYLMYGFPTQTSQETIDSLEMVRQMFQAGVLQSAFWHQFAMTAHSPVGLHPEKFGVKKETETIGSFANNDIVHTDPKGADHDAFSFGLKKSLLNYMHGACFDYPLSKWFDFKVPTTSVPPDYIVKCLEEEEYSAPKPTAKLVWLGKPPEISHFTKSKKGQQWEMMSLAFSNNKETLEIKLNREQGAWLVDTLPKLSPSNMKTFTLQEITAQYEAAGLEDFDLFWYNKPVNQLYKAGLLRL